In Arcobacter sp. CECT 8983, a single window of DNA contains:
- a CDS encoding cytochrome b/b6 domain-containing protein — protein MKSYIWTLPTRVFHWLFASFMLIVFLTDDDKLLKYHAIVGYSILVLIFFRLFWGYFGPKYSKFKDFNANKKSIKEFMKNLFSKNQNYIGHNPLASLVMLGMFIFSLLAIFTGIVTYGVEEHKGILSFLNSSFFKSFDDIHEFFANFIIFLVVLHLAGIFIDKVLHAKHETLNSIFTGYKKFDTKEDIKLNIFQKLLAFLFSIALIIFTFYNLFFNSIFIN, from the coding sequence ATGAAATCATATATTTGGACACTCCCTACTAGAGTTTTTCACTGGCTATTTGCCTCTTTTATGTTAATTGTTTTTTTAACTGATGATGATAAACTTTTAAAATACCATGCTATTGTAGGTTATTCAATTTTAGTTCTTATATTTTTTAGACTTTTTTGGGGATACTTTGGACCAAAATACTCTAAATTTAAAGACTTCAATGCAAACAAAAAAAGTATCAAAGAGTTTATGAAAAATCTATTTAGCAAAAATCAAAACTACATAGGACATAACCCTTTAGCTTCACTTGTTATGCTTGGAATGTTTATTTTCTCATTACTAGCTATCTTTACAGGTATCGTTACTTATGGAGTTGAAGAACATAAAGGTATTTTGTCTTTTTTAAATAGCTCATTTTTCAAAAGCTTTGATGATATCCACGAATTTTTTGCAAATTTTATTATCTTTTTAGTTGTACTTCATTTAGCTGGCATTTTTATTGATAAAGTTTTACATGCAAAACATGAAACACTAAACTCAATTTTCACAGGATATAAAAAATTTGATACAAAAGAAGATATAAAATTAAATATTTTTCAAAAACTACTAGCCTTCTTGTTTTCTATAGCTTTAATTATATTTACTTTTTATAATCTCTTTTTTAATAGTATATTTATAAATTGA
- the yedE gene encoding selenium metabolism membrane protein YedE/FdhT: MNFWQNFKRDFLVKFWAPIPAVIALGILSAYYFGLTGTYWAVTGEFTRWGGHVLEAFGVDLSTWGYYKIMNMDGNIFTRVDGVMIIGMFAGCIAAAFWGNNVKLRMPASNIRIFQALIGGIIAGFGARLGMGCNLASFFTGIPQFTFHAWMFTIAMILGVYLGAKFSLLPFFQSKIKLQKVSCTKPLKKDESKVKSLFTLGSFAFIAIIIWALYLIFAQGSTKLGMAMLFGSAFGLAIAKAQICFTSAFRDIFTTGRSELAKAIVIGMAVSTIGVFSYIMIGQPPKIMWAGPNAIIGGILFGFGIVLAGGCECGWMYRAVEGQVHFWVVGIGNVIGATLLAFVWDDLSLSLATSWPKINLLEVFGNYGGLFLNYGLLILLFALILVLEKRYLNKSKNR; encoded by the coding sequence ATGAACTTTTGGCAAAATTTCAAAAGAGATTTTTTAGTTAAATTTTGGGCTCCAATTCCTGCTGTTATTGCACTAGGAATTTTATCGGCTTATTATTTTGGACTTACAGGAACTTACTGGGCTGTTACAGGTGAGTTTACTAGATGGGGTGGACATGTTTTAGAAGCCTTTGGTGTAGATTTATCTACTTGGGGATATTACAAAATTATGAATATGGATGGTAATATTTTTACAAGAGTAGATGGTGTGATGATTATTGGTATGTTTGCAGGTTGTATTGCAGCAGCATTTTGGGGAAATAATGTAAAACTTAGAATGCCAGCAAGTAATATTAGAATTTTTCAAGCATTAATTGGTGGTATTATTGCAGGATTTGGTGCAAGACTTGGTATGGGTTGTAACCTTGCAAGTTTCTTTACTGGTATTCCTCAATTTACATTTCATGCTTGGATGTTTACTATTGCTATGATTTTAGGGGTTTATTTAGGAGCAAAGTTCTCTTTATTACCTTTTTTCCAATCTAAAATCAAGCTTCAAAAAGTATCTTGCACTAAACCTCTAAAAAAAGATGAGTCTAAAGTAAAAAGTCTATTTACTCTTGGTTCTTTTGCTTTTATTGCAATTATTATTTGGGCTTTATATTTAATTTTTGCACAAGGAAGTACAAAACTTGGTATGGCTATGTTATTTGGTAGTGCATTTGGTCTTGCAATTGCAAAAGCTCAAATTTGTTTTACATCTGCATTTAGAGATATCTTTACAACAGGAAGAAGTGAATTAGCAAAAGCAATTGTTATTGGTATGGCTGTTTCAACTATTGGTGTATTTTCTTATATTATGATTGGTCAACCTCCAAAAATTATGTGGGCTGGACCAAATGCTATAATTGGTGGTATTTTATTTGGTTTTGGTATTGTATTAGCAGGTGGTTGTGAATGTGGTTGGATGTATAGAGCAGTTGAAGGTCAAGTTCATTTCTGGGTTGTTGGTATTGGAAATGTAATTGGTGCAACTTTACTTGCATTTGTTTGGGATGATTTATCTTTAAGCTTAGCTACAAGCTGGCCAAAAATTAATCTACTTGAAGTATTTGGAAATTATGGTGGTCTATTCTTAAATTATGGATTACTAATTTTACTTTTTGCACTAATTTTAGTATTAGAAAAAAGATATTTAAATAAATCAAAAAATAGATAA
- the yedF gene encoding sulfurtransferase-like selenium metabolism protein YedF, translated as MNVEEIIPDYRLDMQGEPCPYPAVNALETMKELKEGEILEIISDCPQSINNIPADAKNHGYKVLNVDSSGPTIRYIIQK; from the coding sequence ATGAATGTTGAAGAAATTATTCCTGATTATAGACTAGATATGCAAGGAGAACCTTGCCCATATCCAGCAGTAAATGCTTTAGAAACAATGAAAGAGTTAAAAGAAGGAGAAATCCTCGAGATAATCAGTGATTGTCCTCAAAGTATTAATAATATCCCTGCTGATGCAAAGAATCATGGATACAAAGTATTAAATGTAGATAGTAGTGGTCCTACTATTCGATACATAATTCAAAAATAA
- a CDS encoding trimeric intracellular cation channel family protein, producing the protein MTPLEIADIIGIISFALSGFLIAVHYKLDILGVFISAFLTALGGGMIRDVIANKTPYVLSDNLPIILVSSTLFLSFIFKLHKTTDLEGKTWFIISDAIGLVSFAITGALIGIRADFNFLGVLMLAFLTAVGGGTIRDILINKVPSILVSEFYGTVAIIVGLITYFLHLGGISSIVTLTITFIFGVTLRLLAYYKKWSLPKL; encoded by the coding sequence ATGACTCCTTTAGAAATTGCTGACATAATTGGTATTATCTCATTTGCTCTAAGTGGCTTTTTAATTGCTGTTCACTATAAACTTGATATTTTAGGTGTATTTATATCTGCATTTCTAACTGCCCTTGGTGGAGGAATGATAAGAGATGTAATAGCAAATAAAACACCTTATGTTTTAAGTGATAACCTCCCTATTATTTTAGTTAGTTCGACTTTATTCTTATCATTTATTTTTAAACTTCATAAAACAACTGATCTTGAAGGGAAGACTTGGTTTATTATCTCAGATGCTATTGGTTTAGTATCTTTTGCTATTACAGGAGCACTAATTGGAATAAGAGCTGATTTTAACTTCTTAGGTGTTTTAATGCTTGCATTTTTAACAGCAGTTGGAGGTGGTACGATTAGAGATATTTTAATAAATAAGGTTCCATCTATTTTAGTTTCCGAATTTTATGGAACTGTTGCAATTATAGTTGGTCTAATAACTTATTTCTTACACTTAGGTGGTATTTCATCAATTGTTACTTTAACAATTACTTTTATTTTTGGAGTAACATTAAGACTTTTAGCATATTACAAGAAATGGAGTTTACCTAAACTATAA
- a CDS encoding GGDEF domain-containing protein, translated as MKFNDTVFNTIDNGIIILDENLNILAWNRWLEIRTNILNTDVENKNICYEFSYIDEKKLKRKVKAALVTKSPSYFNVDPHKYLIKIRINSINSHYEFMQQDVTIVPYDLEKKIVCLYIYDKTALREINLKLELANKELIDLTNKDYLTKVYNRRYFNEYSEKALELAKRNEQDISIIAVDIDRFKKINDTYGHNVGDEVLIKVASIFKNSIRKSDIVARFGGEEFIILLINAKLEEATTIAEKMRLKIEDTVINVDENQIDVTASFGVATLNKETNESVETTLKRADDLLYIAKKHGRNEVVNSL; from the coding sequence ATGAAATTTAATGATACTGTGTTTAATACAATAGATAATGGAATTATAATTTTAGATGAAAACCTAAATATATTAGCTTGGAATAGATGGTTAGAAATAAGAACAAATATTTTAAATACTGATGTTGAAAATAAAAATATTTGTTATGAGTTTTCATATATTGATGAAAAAAAGCTAAAAAGAAAAGTAAAAGCAGCTCTTGTAACAAAAAGTCCTTCATATTTTAATGTTGATCCACATAAATATTTAATAAAAATAAGAATCAATTCAATTAATTCTCATTATGAGTTTATGCAACAAGATGTAACTATTGTTCCTTATGATTTAGAAAAGAAGATAGTTTGTTTATATATTTATGACAAGACAGCTTTACGGGAAATTAATTTAAAACTTGAACTTGCAAATAAAGAGTTAATTGATTTAACAAATAAAGATTATCTGACAAAAGTTTATAATAGAAGATATTTTAATGAATACTCTGAAAAAGCATTAGAATTAGCTAAAAGAAATGAACAAGATATAAGTATTATTGCAGTTGATATTGATAGATTTAAAAAGATTAATGACACTTATGGACATAATGTAGGTGATGAAGTTCTAATTAAAGTTGCAAGTATATTTAAAAATAGTATTCGAAAAAGTGATATAGTAGCAAGATTTGGTGGAGAAGAGTTCATTATCTTACTTATAAATGCTAAATTAGAAGAAGCAACAACAATAGCAGAAAAGATGAGATTAAAGATTGAAGATACAGTTATAAATGTAGATGAAAATCAAATTGATGTTACTGCAAGTTTTGGTGTTGCAACTTTAAATAAAGAAACTAATGAATCTGTAGAAACAACACTTAAAAGAGCAGATGATTTATTATATATTGCAAAAAAACATGGTAGAAATGAGGTTGTAAACTCTTTATAG
- a CDS encoding chemotaxis protein CheX, with product MPDYTQFNEEEKDCLQELMNISYGSATAAIADIINKEATLSIPNIKTVTTKEFKDYLKGKLNIQKEYFITNQLISGTFCGETMFVIDRKSTENLALEFDLDEEEIKDDDELKDVILEISNIITSTTLSKLAGLIETSISFSPPQIEIVKNSESFYRNYINEYDHIIIISTDIIFKEQNISGELLILSKDEATIFLKEALNKILEEF from the coding sequence ATGCCTGATTATACACAATTTAACGAAGAAGAAAAAGATTGTTTACAAGAATTAATGAATATTTCATACGGTTCAGCAACTGCTGCTATTGCTGATATTATTAATAAAGAAGCAACTTTATCTATCCCAAATATTAAAACAGTTACAACTAAAGAGTTTAAAGATTATCTAAAAGGTAAACTAAATATTCAAAAAGAGTACTTCATTACAAATCAACTTATTAGTGGTACTTTTTGTGGTGAGACTATGTTTGTTATTGATAGAAAATCAACTGAAAACTTAGCTTTAGAGTTTGACTTAGATGAAGAAGAAATTAAAGATGATGATGAATTAAAAGATGTGATTTTAGAAATTTCAAATATTATCACCTCTACTACTTTAAGTAAACTAGCAGGTCTTATAGAAACTAGCATCTCTTTTTCTCCACCTCAAATAGAAATAGTAAAAAACTCTGAATCATTTTATAGGAATTATATAAATGAATATGATCATATTATCATTATCTCAACAGATATAATTTTTAAAGAACAAAATATTAGTGGGGAGTTATTAATTCTTTCAAAAGATGAAGCTACTATTTTTCTAAAAGAAGCTTTAAATAAAATATTAGAAGAGTTTTAA
- a CDS encoding response regulator, with the protein MKYLVVDDSKMARKMTIKSLRDLINEEDEVIQAGNGQEALELYKEHQPNLCLMDLTMPVMDGFEATQKIIEQDASANIIIVSADIQEASMEKSKNNGAKGFIKKPINQNNLESMLKKLGLINA; encoded by the coding sequence ATGAAATATTTGGTTGTAGATGATTCAAAGATGGCGAGAAAAATGACAATAAAGTCTTTAAGAGATTTAATTAATGAAGAAGATGAAGTAATTCAAGCAGGAAATGGACAAGAAGCTTTAGAGCTTTATAAAGAACATCAACCAAATTTATGCTTGATGGATTTAACTATGCCAGTTATGGATGGATTTGAAGCTACACAAAAAATCATTGAGCAGGATGCTAGTGCTAATATAATTATAGTAAGTGCAGATATCCAAGAAGCTTCAATGGAAAAGTCTAAAAATAATGGAGCAAAAGGTTTTATAAAAAAACCAATCAACCAAAATAATTTAGAATCAATGTTAAAAAAACTAGGATTAATAAATGCCTGA
- the purN gene encoding phosphoribosylglycinamide formyltransferase, which produces MKRIGILSSHNGSGFDTIQNACENNELNAQVVLVISNNSNAQVLQKAQRKNIPNFIINSKKYPDENLDKIITDMMLEFKVDYIFLSGYMKKIEENLVKTFENRIINSHPALLPKFGGKGMYGTNVHKAVIQAGEKKSGCTVHFVNENYDEGKYILQSEYILDENETVESLENEIKKLETITIINSLKTIIK; this is translated from the coding sequence ATGAAAAGAATAGGAATTTTATCCTCTCATAATGGTAGTGGTTTTGATACCATTCAAAATGCTTGTGAAAACAATGAATTAAATGCACAAGTAGTTCTTGTAATATCAAACAATTCAAATGCACAAGTTTTACAAAAAGCTCAAAGAAAAAATATACCAAATTTTATAATAAATAGTAAAAAGTATCCTGATGAGAATTTAGATAAAATAATAACAGATATGATGCTAGAGTTTAAAGTTGATTATATATTTTTATCTGGTTATATGAAGAAAATTGAAGAAAATTTAGTAAAAACATTTGAAAATAGAATTATAAACTCTCATCCTGCACTTTTACCAAAATTTGGCGGTAAAGGAATGTATGGAACAAATGTACATAAGGCGGTTATTCAAGCAGGGGAAAAGAAATCTGGGTGTACTGTGCATTTTGTAAATGAAAATTATGATGAAGGTAAGTATATTTTACAAAGTGAATATATTTTAGATGAGAATGAAACAGTAGAAAGTTTAGAAAATGAGATAAAAAAATTAGAAACTATTACAATTATTAACTCACTTAAAACTATTATAAAGTAA
- a CDS encoding DMT family transporter yields the protein MKKYSVFFILFLGTIWGSNFIYMKMAAAYLDPMQVTFYRILFGLIPVLAFAIYKKALKLKHLKYSIHFFVMSLLAAVVYYYGFVKGSYLLLSGVAGALSASIPIFSFLLAALFLKEEKITKNAFIGLLLGFLGVILISGIFNEDLVNLNLEGIVSIILGSLSVGASFIYAKKFLMPLKINSTALTTYQLSFALIIMIFLVDFNGINNVWQDIHTSMGMVFGLGIFGTGIAFIMYYFSIEKFGALVASSITYIPPIVALIISFFIVGEELKLVDLFATGLIFLGVFLINKRKA from the coding sequence ATGAAAAAATATTCTGTTTTTTTTATTTTATTCCTAGGTACAATCTGGGGAAGTAACTTTATTTATATGAAAATGGCAGCAGCTTATCTTGATCCAATGCAAGTAACTTTTTATAGAATTTTGTTTGGTCTAATACCAGTACTTGCTTTTGCAATTTATAAAAAAGCTTTAAAATTAAAGCACTTAAAATATTCTATTCATTTTTTTGTGATGTCGTTATTAGCAGCGGTAGTTTATTATTATGGTTTTGTAAAAGGATCATATTTACTTCTTTCAGGTGTTGCTGGAGCTTTAAGTGCTTCAATCCCTATTTTTTCTTTTTTATTAGCAGCACTTTTTTTAAAAGAAGAGAAAATAACAAAAAATGCTTTTATAGGTCTGCTTTTAGGCTTTTTAGGAGTAATTTTAATAAGTGGTATTTTTAATGAAGATTTAGTAAATTTAAACCTTGAAGGTATTGTCTCAATTATACTTGGATCTTTAAGTGTTGGGGCTTCATTTATTTATGCAAAAAAATTTTTGATGCCGTTGAAAATAAATTCAACGGCATTAACAACTTATCAATTAAGTTTTGCATTAATAATTATGATTTTTTTAGTTGATTTTAATGGCATAAATAATGTATGGCAAGATATACATACATCAATGGGAATGGTTTTTGGTTTGGGAATTTTTGGAACAGGAATTGCTTTTATAATGTATTATTTTTCAATTGAAAAATTTGGAGCATTAGTAGCATCATCAATTACTTATATTCCCCCAATAGTAGCTTTAATAATTAGTTTTTTTATTGTAGGAGAAGAATTAAAATTAGTAGATTTGTTTGCAACAGGATTAATTTTTCTTGGAGTGTTTTTAATTAATAAAAGAAAAGCTTAG
- the ruvC gene encoding crossover junction endodeoxyribonuclease RuvC, producing the protein MKILGIDPGTRNCGYAIIEKKGRDIKLIEAGLIKIKTKILQEQIVEMCEGLEMIFRKYDLNEVAIEDMFYAFNPKTVIKLAQFRGAISLKVLQEFGHFAEYTPLQVKQAVTGNGKAQKEQVAFMVKRLLGIKKEIKPLDITDAIAIALTHSQRLK; encoded by the coding sequence TTGAAAATATTAGGAATAGATCCGGGAACAAGAAATTGTGGATATGCAATTATTGAAAAAAAAGGAAGAGATATAAAACTTATTGAAGCAGGACTTATAAAAATCAAAACAAAAATACTTCAAGAGCAGATTGTAGAGATGTGTGAAGGTCTTGAAATGATTTTTAGAAAGTACGATTTAAATGAAGTTGCAATCGAAGATATGTTTTATGCTTTTAATCCAAAAACAGTTATTAAACTAGCTCAATTTAGAGGAGCAATCTCTTTAAAGGTTTTACAAGAGTTTGGACACTTTGCAGAATATACACCCCTACAAGTAAAACAAGCAGTTACAGGTAATGGAAAAGCACAAAAAGAACAAGTTGCTTTTATGGTAAAAAGATTACTTGGAATAAAAAAAGAGATTAAACCACTTGATATTACAGATGCAATTGCAATTGCTTTAACTCATTCTCAAAGATTAAAGTAA
- the dnaA gene encoding chromosomal replication initiator protein DnaA has translation MTSKEFLSIIEQEANPTDFKKYLKQLSYKKISSDDNIAVFEVSNKYIASWIKSKYSSIIQHCFEKYDGTKPDIEIKIAGEKKSKKEIISEKAKNETAESTILNPSYTFDSFVVGSSNQMAYNASLAVSEKPGIQYNPLFIYGGTGLGKTHLLQAIGNDAIEKGKTVIYVTIEQFMNDFTFSIKNKNMEHFRGKYRKCDVLLIDDIQFLSGKEQTQEEFFHTFNELHNAKKQIVMTSDRLPSQIAGLVDRLKSRFEWGLTADIQIPGLETKIAIIEKKSELNGIALSREIINYIATNLDNSIREIEGVLIRINASASLLNQEINLELAQNLLKEQIQEKKDNIKLPDIISLVANELNIKPSDIKSKKRTATVANARRVVIYLARELTHNSMPDIAKFLGMKDHSSISKNIQKTNELIETDENFKLIIQNLKNKIIN, from the coding sequence ATGACAAGCAAAGAGTTTTTATCGATAATTGAACAAGAAGCTAATCCTACAGATTTTAAAAAGTATTTAAAACAGCTTTCTTATAAAAAAATTTCTTCAGATGACAATATTGCCGTATTTGAAGTATCAAATAAATATATTGCTTCATGGATTAAAAGCAAATACAGTTCAATTATTCAACACTGTTTTGAAAAATATGATGGAACAAAACCAGATATTGAAATAAAAATTGCAGGTGAAAAAAAGAGTAAAAAAGAGATAATCTCTGAAAAAGCTAAAAATGAAACTGCAGAAAGTACTATCTTAAACCCATCATACACATTCGATTCTTTCGTAGTTGGAAGCTCAAACCAAATGGCATATAATGCTTCTTTAGCTGTTTCTGAAAAACCTGGAATTCAATATAATCCACTATTTATCTATGGTGGTACAGGACTTGGAAAAACTCACCTTTTACAAGCAATTGGTAATGATGCAATTGAAAAAGGTAAAACAGTAATTTACGTAACAATTGAACAGTTTATGAATGATTTTACATTCTCTATTAAAAATAAAAACATGGAACATTTTAGAGGTAAATATCGAAAATGCGATGTTTTACTAATAGATGATATTCAATTTTTATCTGGAAAAGAGCAAACTCAAGAAGAGTTTTTCCACACATTTAATGAACTTCATAATGCTAAAAAACAGATTGTTATGACTTCTGATAGACTACCTTCACAAATTGCAGGTTTAGTTGACAGATTAAAATCAAGATTCGAATGGGGATTAACAGCAGATATCCAAATTCCAGGGCTTGAAACAAAAATTGCAATTATAGAAAAGAAAAGTGAACTTAATGGAATTGCCTTAAGTAGAGAAATTATTAACTATATTGCAACAAACCTTGATAACTCAATTAGGGAAATCGAAGGAGTTCTTATTAGAATCAATGCAAGTGCTTCTTTACTTAATCAAGAGATTAATTTAGAACTTGCACAAAATCTATTAAAAGAGCAAATACAAGAAAAAAAGGATAATATCAAATTACCAGATATTATTTCACTTGTTGCAAATGAATTAAATATCAAACCAAGTGATATTAAATCTAAAAAAAGAACAGCAACTGTTGCAAATGCAAGAAGAGTTGTAATCTACCTAGCAAGGGAGCTTACACACAATTCTATGCCAGATATTGCTAAATTTTTAGGAATGAAAGATCACAGTTCAATTTCAAAAAATATTCAAAAAACAAATGAGTTAATTGAAACAGATGAAAACTTTAAATTAATTATTCAAAATTTAAAAAATAAAATCATAAATTAA
- the dnaN gene encoding DNA polymerase III subunit beta — MKFIITKSVFENVISSMQPFLEKKDASSITSHIYLEVNDTKLILKATDYEIGLESQIDSISESIYGKATVNGSNLLGIIKRLKDADIIIETADNNLIIKQNKSTFKLPMYDADEYPNLILNDNLKDLNISTINFINSIRKITPSIDNNNPKFELNGALIDIKNSRINFVSTDTRRLAISYLENISNGEGQIIIPKKAIIEIQKLFLDDAKISYDENNLVVTTSNMKFFTKLINGKFPDYERIIPQSLKHNLSIPKNVLVESIKLVTSLFSNIKVTFKPNSIVFESLDEDTESKTQIDIELNIEQEFYLAVNAKYLLDYLSQTNNENVKIGFNESNLPFYLEDEKFYTIVMPIVLEK, encoded by the coding sequence ATGAAGTTCATAATTACGAAAAGTGTATTTGAGAATGTAATCTCATCAATGCAACCATTTTTAGAAAAAAAAGATGCAAGTTCAATTACTTCACATATCTATTTAGAAGTAAATGATACTAAATTAATATTAAAAGCTACAGACTATGAAATAGGATTAGAGTCTCAAATTGATTCAATAAGTGAATCAATATATGGTAAAGCTACAGTTAATGGATCTAATTTATTAGGTATTATTAAAAGATTAAAAGATGCAGATATAATAATTGAAACTGCTGATAATAATCTAATTATAAAACAAAATAAATCAACATTTAAACTTCCTATGTATGATGCTGATGAATATCCAAATCTAATATTAAATGATAATTTAAAAGATTTAAATATTTCTACAATCAATTTTATTAACTCTATTAGAAAAATTACTCCATCAATAGACAATAATAATCCTAAATTTGAATTAAATGGAGCATTAATAGATATTAAAAATTCTAGAATTAATTTTGTATCTACTGATACTAGAAGATTAGCTATTTCTTATTTAGAAAATATTTCAAATGGTGAAGGTCAGATAATTATTCCTAAAAAAGCAATTATTGAGATTCAAAAACTATTTTTAGATGATGCAAAAATTTCATATGATGAAAATAACTTAGTAGTAACAACATCTAATATGAAATTCTTTACTAAACTTATTAATGGAAAATTCCCAGACTATGAAAGAATTATTCCACAGAGTTTAAAACACAATTTATCTATTCCTAAAAATGTTTTAGTAGAATCAATCAAATTAGTTACATCATTATTTTCAAATATTAAAGTTACATTTAAACCAAACTCTATTGTATTTGAATCTTTAGATGAAGATACAGAATCAAAAACTCAAATCGATATTGAATTAAATATTGAGCAAGAATTCTATCTTGCAGTAAATGCAAAATATTTACTTGACTACTTAAGTCAAACAAATAATGAAAATGTAAAAATTGGATTTAATGAATCAAATTTACCATTTTATTTAGAAGATGAAAAATTCTATACAATTGTAATGCCAATCGTTTTAGAAAAATAA